One window of the Notolabrus celidotus isolate fNotCel1 chromosome 23, fNotCel1.pri, whole genome shotgun sequence genome contains the following:
- the otud4 gene encoding OTU domain-containing protein 4 isoform X1, whose translation MESTQSSEERGAERQMDDYLKSIGFQRKKVAKDGSCLFRAVAEQVLHCQSLHTNVRAKCVEFLKQNRENYEAFIEGDFEDYLFKLQDPQQWVGEVEINALAVIYKRDFQIFQEPGRPAVDITKNNFKDKVRLCFLNGNHYDSVYPISHIKSSAICQSIVFEMLYDDVFKVDRSLLSVCQRGARGRGNEPLIDDNMVTCASSDESDVDTGEPLCRAENGTNTTAPRHSNRGRGRGRLPERVWRSLNPTLLRNIEYDVWHKSKRAQQKLDYSIAAGMQFSAGDRCQVRLEPSGRSYNATVKEVPSDNGLVTVYLEEQGRRQVPLWSLRPPCDENSWSTVVNRDKKLSNGLGDWEDRGRGRGRGKHPPAASSSATTAAAAPPGSTGRMLKQHSWPPQANAEEQGGAKPTRKSVSSVDAAFGITEEHRLAKEEEERNVALVEIQLRDEHSFPALGVRGAPSVGQGDGGRKKGGEKKRPQRNKMSPVDDVRTPSPPAGETPKSPDLTTPAPPTKPPAAPSADSDSTASLLSSNKASLPKTNMAAVSSSSSAAVSDLTDKPNLPSYASAAGAPPTSPITSLLTGGSVPSSASLFSFITPVLPPASSPSTSHAISSSSPPPPPSSSSKPLSSSPSPPPPSSVPTPTFIAPIAPSPAAAQQSFLHSSSLPRSSPPPPSLPHSPSPPTVSSLSLTGTQSPQNQTPLSQVDPVVSVPQNQSQIFESQTQSPISFTQKLYEDPPLLAQTQTPLSQNQTMSSLPQTQTPLIENQTLPSLPQNQSPMPQTEIQTGPPELQPQPQSNTDVTQVTPTIPQAHYPPHSQPEVVQSHSSYPLPSQPSVPVTHPPPHVQPPHPSQIPHPTLSMSPSQTQIEASQPPPESPPHPSPLQSHLPPPSLHPHPESLSAHPPPLSQPSSLPVALPMQQLAQLYQDPLYPGFPQAENGQVVPTPSMSSSRLGDDLPQDIHVLRFFFNLGIKAYSMHLFPPYVYLLPLQQAHTMHPKIPSRSPSPSPSPHYPPSNPPPRPQEAYPHPPYPPTSSTMHPQFDHQVPPPEHPRPSDPSHNQAGYPVTHPPPHRMPPSWQQQMPPPRNQSFPVGYPSPNQAYAVPPPISQGYHPGHSPGHPLYPPTGPSYPPSSLGYQSTSEELQGAMEQHQPTNGDTMHGQRPVRATSLLGSPPTVNLANPNISGVVPGFGHMKEHAESLTRAVLMGELPVNNNHMLVSNPGDLPVLPTAMKPNSAPYEILSTTPAPPHNNPSYGYRGYTKPPIPTNTYVPLGAPEPPGHVDYLPAFAMAGNMSVGCNTEDDWDEQTAHKQTNYRGPRRYQRGGRGRGGYDPGRGANRRRHGGGDSGTGYNNMQFYPTMRGRGREREY comes from the exons ATGGAGAGTACGCAGAGCtccgaggagagaggagcagagagacagatggatGATTACCTGAAGTCTATCGGCTTCCAGAGGAAGAAGGTCGCCAAAGACGGGTCCTGTTTGTTCCGGGCTGTGGCCGAGCAG GTGCTGCATTGCCAAAGCCTTCATACTAACGTCAGAGCCAAGTGTGTGGAGTTCCTGAAGCAGAACAGAGAGAACTATGAGGCT tttattGAAGGTGATTTCGAGGATTACCTCTTCAAGCTTCAGGACCCTCAG caatgggtgggagaggtggagatCAACGCGCTCGCTGTCATATACAA gagGGATTTTCAGATCTTCCAGGAGCCGGGACGACCTGCAGTCGACATCACAAAGAACAACTTCAAGGACAAG gtgcggttgtgtttcctgaatgGGAATCACTACGACAGCGTTTATCCCATCAGCCACATCAAGAGCTCTGCTATCTGCCAGT CCATCGTGTTCGAGATGCTGTACGACGACGTGTTCAAAGTCGACCGGAGTCTTCTGAGCGTGTGTCAGCGGGGAGCGCGGGGTCGCGGCAACGAGCCGCTGATAGACGACAACATGGTGACCTGCGCCAGCAGCGACGAGTCTGACGTCGACACCGGAGAGCCGCTCTG cagGGCCGAAAATGGAACAAACACGACGGCTCCAAGACACAGCAAcagg ggCCGTGGTCGCGGTCGGCTGCCAGAGAGGGTGTGGCGTTCACTGAACCCGACTTTGCTCAGGAACATCGAGTACGACGTCTGGCACAAAAGCAAGAGAG CTCAACAGAAGCTGGATTATTCCATCGCTGCAGGGATGCAGTTCTCTGCAGGAGATCGCTGTCAg GTCCGTCTGGAGCCGAGTGGGCGGAGCTACAACGCAACCGTCAAAGAGGTTCCTTCAGACAACGGACTAGTGACGGTTTACCTAGAGGAGCAAGGCAGAAG acagGTGCCTCTGTGGAGTCTGCGTCCTCCCTGTGATGAAAACTCCTGGAGCACTGTGGTGAACCGAGACAAGAAACTCAGCAACGGGCTTggag ATTGGGAAGATAGGGGGAGAGGTAGAGGCAGAGGGAAGCACCCCCCAGCGGCCTCCTCCTCTGCGACcacggcagcagcagcacctccGGGCTCCACTGGGCGCATGCTGAAGCAGCACTCGTGGCCTCCACAGGCCAACGCCGAGGAGCAGGGCGGGGCCAAACCCACCAG GAAGTCGGTGAGCTCCGTGGACGCAGCGTTCGGTATAACGGAGGAGCACCGTTTGgccaaagaggaggaggagaggaacgtGGCGTTGGTGGAGATCCAGCTCAGGGACGAGCACAGTTTCCCCGCCCTCGGGGTCAGAGGA GCTCCGTCTGTCGGTCAGGGTgatggagggagaaagaaaggaggagagaagaagagacctCAGAGAAACAAGATG AGTCCAGTTGATGACGTCAGAACTccgtcgccccctgctggagaaACACCCAAATCCCCAGATCTAACTACTCCTGCACCGCCCACGAAACCTCCTGCTGCACCTTCTGCTGACTCTGACTCCACCGCTTCCCTCCTGAGCTCGAACAAGGCTTCATTgcccaaaacaaacatggccgccgtctcctcctcctcctctgctgctgtttcagaCCTGACTGATAAACCAAACCTGCCCTCCTACGCCTCGGCTGCTGGAGCTCCGCCCACCTCTCCAATCACTTCCCTTCTCACAGGAGGTTCTGTCCCCTCCTCCGcctccctcttctccttcatcaccCCCGTTCTCCCCCCTGCTTCCTCACCTTCAACTTCCCACGccatctcctcatcctctccaccgcctcctccctcctcttcctctaaacccctctcctcctccccctcacctcctccaccttcatCAGTGCCGACTCCGACCTTCATCGCCCCCATCGctccctctcctgctgctgctcagcaGAGCTTCCTccattcctcctccctccctcgctcctcccctcctcctccctctcttcctcactcCCCCAGTCCTCCCACTGTCTCCTCTTTATCTCTGACTGGAACCCAGTCCCCTCAGAACCAGACCCCCCTGTCCCAGGTTGATCCTGTGGTGTCTGTGCCTCAAAACCAGAGTCAGATATTTGAGTCCCAAACCCAAAGCCCTATTTCTTTTACCCAAAAACTATACGAGGATCCGCCCTTATTGGCCCAAACCCAGACCCCATTAAGCCAAAACCAGACCATGTCTTCATTGCCCCAAACCCAGACCCCTTTGATCGAAAACCAGACCCTGCCTTCTCTGCCCCAAAACCAAAGCCCTATGCCTCAAACAGAGATCCAGACCGGTCCTCCTGAACTCCAGCCCCAACCTCAGTCCAACACTGACGTGACCCAGGTAACTCCCACAATCCCCCAGGCCCACTACCCTCCACATTCCCAACCTGAGGTAGTTCAGTCCCACTCCTCTTACCCCCTTCCATCCCAGCCCTCAGTTCCTGTCACCCATCCTCCCCCTCAtgtccaacctcctcacccctcccaGATTCCACACCCCACCCTCTCTATGTCCCCCTCCCAGACTCAAATAGAAGCCTCCCAGCCTCCACCAGagtctcctcctcatccttccCCCCTGCAGTCACaccttcctcccccctctcttcacccccatcctgagtcccTTTCAGCACACCCTCCTCCACTTTCTCAACCATCATCCCTCCCTGTAGCCCTCCCCATGCAGCAGCTGGCCCAGCTCTACCAGGACCCCCTGTACCCCGGGTTCCCTCAGGCGGAGAACGGCCAGGTTGTTCCGACTCCCAGCATGTCTTCCAGTAGATTGGGGGACGACCTGCCGCAAG ACATCCACGTCTTGAGATTCTTCTTCAACCTGGGCATCAAG GCGTACTCTATGCACCTGTTCCCCCCCTACGtctacctcctccccctccaacAGGCCCACACCATGCACCCCAAGATCCCCTCCcgctccccctctccctccccaaGCCCCCACTACCCTCCCTCCAACCCCCCACCGAGGCCACAGGAGGCGTACCCTCACCCTCCGTACCCCCCTACTTCTTCAACAATGCATCCTCAGTTTGACCACCAAGTTCCGCCCCCCGAGCACCCCCGTCCCAGTGACCCCTCCCACAACCAGGCCGGGTACCCCGTCACCCACCCGCCACCGCACAGGATGCCACCGTCGTGGCAGCAGCAAATGCCTCCACCAAGGAACCAAAGTTTCCCAGTCGGGTATCCCTCTCCGAATCAAGCATATGCAGTTCCTCCACCCATTTCTCAGGGGTACCACCCAGGTCATAGTCCAGGACACCCCCTGTATCCTCCAACTGGGCCCTCTTACCCCCCTTCTTCTCTGGGATATCAGTCCACCTCTGAGGAGCTCCAGGGGGCCATGGAGCAGCATCAACCCACCAACGGAGACACTATGCATGGTCAACGTCCGGTCCGAGCCACCAGTCTTCTGGGGAGTCCGCCTACTGTTAACCTGGCTAACCCGAACATATCAGGGGTGGTTCCTGGCTTTG GCCACATGAAGGAGCACGCAGAGAGTCTGACCCGAGCGGTGCTGATGGGGGAGCTTCCTGTCAACAACAATCACATG CTGGTTTCAAACCCGGGTGATCTCCCTGTCCTCCCAACCGCCATGAAGCCTAACAGCGCACCTTACGAAATCCTCTCCACGACTCCCGCCCCGCCTCACAACAACCCCTCTTACGGTTACCGCGGCTACACAAAACCGCCCATCCCCACCAACACTTACGTACCTCTCGGGGCGCCAGAACCCCCCGGCCACGTGGATTACCTGCCCGCCTTCGCCATGGCGGGGAACATGTCCGTCGGTTGCAACACAGAAGACGACTGGGACGAGCAGACCGCGCACAAACAGACGAACTACCGAGGACCGAGGAGGTACCAGAGAGGGGGgcgagggagggggggttacGACCCGGGGAGGGGCGCTAACAGGAGGCGGCATGGTGGAGGAGATTCAGGGACGGGGTATAACAATATGCAGTTTTACCCCACCATGAGGGGGAGGGGCCGAGAGAGAGAGTACTAG